A genomic window from Brassica oleracea var. oleracea cultivar TO1000 chromosome C8, BOL, whole genome shotgun sequence includes:
- the LOC106307277 gene encoding homocysteine S-methyltransferase 2 isoform X2, giving the protein MNSSTCIQKGRFTYLVVLSNFASGMLTRSSKSEAFNSMKEFLKQTGGYAIIDGGLATEFEKHGADLNDPLWSSKCLLTSPHIIHTVCLDYLEAGADIIASASYQGFETKGFSREKSEYLLRKSVEIACEARSTYYDKCKATSSSSDIVDDKILKTRPILVAASVGSYGAYLADGSEYSGIYGDLITLETLKDFHRRKLQVLGESGADIIAFETIPSKLEAQAFAELLDEGDVKISGWFSFNSNDGVNVVSGDSIKECVAIAEACETVVAVGINCTSPRFIEGLVLEIAKVTSKPILAYPNSGERYDADRKEWVENAGVGDEDFVSYVEKWMDAGVSLLGGCCRTTPATIRAIHKRLVTRRSLFSSS; this is encoded by the exons ATGAATAGTAGTACCTGCATACAAAAAGGGAGATTTACATATTTGGTTGTTTTGTCCAACTTTGCGTCCGGGATGTTAACCAGAAGCTCGAAGTCGGAGGCTTTTAACTCGATGAAAGAGTTCCTGAAGCAGACAGGAGGCTATGCGATTATAGACGGCGGGCTAGCAACGGAGTTCGAGAAACATGGAGCGGATCTCAACGATCCTCTCTGGAGCTCCAAATGCTTACTCACTTCTCCTCACATCATCCACACT GTGTGTCTCGATTACCTTGAAGCTGGTGCTGATATTATCGCCAGTGCTTCTTATCAG GGGTTTGAAACAAAAGGCTTTTCAAGAGAGAAGAGCGAATATTTGCTTAGAAAGAGCGTTGAAATAGCATGTGAAGCTCGGAGCACGTACTATGACAAATGCAAAGCTACCTCCTCCTCCAGCGACATTGTGGATGATAAGATTCTTAAAACGCGGCCTATACTAGTTGCAGCATCAGTTGGTAGCTATGGTGCTTACTTGGCTGATGGCTCAGAATACAG TGGAATCTATGGTGATTTGATCACGCTGGAAACACTCAAAGATTTCCACCGGAGAAAATTGCAAGTTCTGGGAGAGTCTGGTGCTGATATAATAGCATTTGAGACCATTCCAAGCAAGCTAGAGGCTCAG GCATTTGCTGAGCTGTTAGATGAAGGGGACGTGAAGATTTCGGGGTGGTTTTCGTTTAACTCCAATGATGGGGTGAACGTGGTTAGCGGAGATTCCATCAAGGAGTGTGTCGCCATAGCTGAAGCCTGTGAGACAGTAGTGGCGGTTGGGATCAACTGTACCTCTCCAAGATTCATAGAGGGCCTAGTCTTGGAGATAGCAAAG GTGACGAGCAAGCCTATACTAGCGTATCCAAACAGCGGAGAACGCTATGATGCTGACCGGAAGGAGTGGGTT GAAAACGCAGGAGTTGGGGATGAAGACTTTGTGTCGTACGTAGAGAAATGGATGGATGCAGGAGTGTCATTGCTGGGAGGCTGCTGCCGCACAACACCAGCCACCATCAGAGCCATTCACAAGCGACTTGTCACCCGCAGATCTCTCTTCTCTTCTTCTTAG
- the LOC106307276 gene encoding type I inositol polyphosphate 5-phosphatase 4, producing MGDGSSLKRTKRSWPRTLVKKWLNIKSKAEDFHADDRDVYKGECGDWSNNVIEREEACSVNKKSNYAEARCRRNNGRGRRNRQELDSAPLVKQVHNLRVFTATWNVAGKSPPSYLNLEDWLHTSPPSDIYVLGFQEIVPLNAGNVLGTEDNGPARKWVSLIRRTLNTLPGGGSCRTPSPVPHPVAELDSDFEDANSSFYHRRSFQSLSKSLRINNFDMSAASMQQPHLDRRFSVCDRFVLGHDSYDQSFRYCSSEDDEDNVHDSNSPSCDQYSAVSRSGSFVTEERDKSKYCLVASKQMVGIFLTVWVKSDLRDSVKNLKVSCVGRGLMGYLGNKGSISISMSVHQTSFCFVCSHLTSGQKEGDELRRNSDVLEILRKTRFPRVNNAGEDKSPQTILEHDRVIWLGDLNYRIALSYRCTKALVEMRNWSALLEKDQLRLEQRKGRVFEGWNEGTIYFPPTYKYSNNSDVYAGDDRLTKAKRRTPAWCDRILWHGNGLSQLSYVRGESRFSDHRPVYSLFSVEIESVYRNCNIKKSSRVEVEELLPQRYGYAGLSPY from the exons ATGGGTGATGGTAGTAGCCTCAAGAGAACCAAG CGTTCATGGCCCAGAACATTGGTTAAGAAATGGCTCAACATCAAGAGCAAAGCAGAAGATTTCCACGCAGACGACAGAGACGTTTACAAAG GTGAATGTGGAGACTGGAGTAACAATGTCATTGAAAGAGAAGAAGCATGCTCTGTTAACAAGAAAAGCAACTATGCTG AGGCTCGGTGTAGAAGAAATAATGGAAGAGGTAGACGAAACAGACAGGAATTAGATTCAGCACCACTAGTTAAACAAGTTCATAATCTCAG GGTTTTTACTGCTACCTGGAATGTCGCCGGCAAATCTCCTCCGAGTTATCTGAATCTCGAGGATTGGCTCCACACCTCCCCTCCTTCCGACATTTACGTTCTTGG CTTCCAAGAGATCGTTCCTTTGAACGCCGGCAACGTTTTGGGTACAGAAGACAACGGTCCGGCCAGGAAATGGGTTTCTCTCATCCGAAGAACCTTGAACACTCTCCCTGGCGGAGGAAGCTGCCGGACCCCTTCCCCTGTTCCCCACCCGGTCGCCGAGCTCGACTCCGACTTCGAAGACGCAAACTCCTCGTTCTATCATCGTAGGTCGTTTCAGTCGCTTAGCAAGAGCCTGAGGATAAACAACTTTGACATGTCAGCAGCATCCATGCAGCAGCCACATCTTGACCGGAGGTTTAGCGTATGCGACCGTTTCGTGCTGGGCCACGATTCCTACGACCAAAGCTTCAGGTATTGCTCCTCCGAGGACGACGAGGACAATGTGCATGACTCTAATTCTCCATCCTGTGATCAATATTCCGCTGTCTCGAGGAGTGGATCTTTTGTGACAGAGGAGAGAGACAAGTCTAAGTATTGTTTGGTGGCTAGCAAGCAAATGGTTGGGATATTCTTAACTGTTTGGGTGAAGAGTGATCTAAGGGACAGTGTAAAGAATCTCAAAGTTTCTTGTGTGGGAAGAGGCTTGATGGGCTATCTCGGAAACAAG GGATCGATTTCGATCAGCATGTCAGTACACCAGACTAGCTTCTGCTTTGTGTGCAGCCACTTGACGTCTGGTCAGAAAGAAGGTGACGAGCTGAGAAGAAACTCCGACGTTTTAGAGATTCTTAGGAAAACCAGATTCCCTAGAGTGAACAACGCAGGGGAGGACAAATCTCCTCAAACGATTTTAGAACACGA TCGGGTAATCTGGCTCGGAGACTTGAACTACCGTATAGCTCTTTCTTACCGGTGTACAAAGGCTCTTGTCGAGATGAGAAATTGGAGTGCTTTGCTTGAGAAAGACCAG TTGCGGTTAGAACAACGTAAAGGTCGTGTCTTTGAAGGATGGAATGAAGGGACCATCTATTTCCCACCCACTTACAAGTACTCTAACAATTCAGATGTATATGCTGGTGATGATCGTCTCACCAAGGCCAAAAGACGGACTCCAGCATG GTGTGATCGCATACTCTGGCATGGTAACGGACTTAGTCAGCTGTCGTATGTTCGCGGCGAGTCAAGGTTCTCAGATCACAGACCAGTCTACAGTTTGTTCTCTGTAGAGATTGAATCGGTATATAGAAACTGCAATATCAAGAAAAGCTCTAGGGTTGAAGTTGAGGAACTTCTTCCTCAACGGTATGGATACGCTGGGCTTAGCCCTTACTAA
- the LOC106307277 gene encoding homocysteine S-methyltransferase 2 isoform X1, with protein sequence MNSSTCIQKGRFTYLVVLSNFASGMLTRSSKSEAFNSMKEFLKQTGGYAIIDGGLATEFEKHGADLNDPLWSSKCLLTSPHIIHTVCLDYLEAGADIIASASYQATIQGFETKGFSREKSEYLLRKSVEIACEARSTYYDKCKATSSSSDIVDDKILKTRPILVAASVGSYGAYLADGSEYSGIYGDLITLETLKDFHRRKLQVLGESGADIIAFETIPSKLEAQAFAELLDEGDVKISGWFSFNSNDGVNVVSGDSIKECVAIAEACETVVAVGINCTSPRFIEGLVLEIAKVTSKPILAYPNSGERYDADRKEWVENAGVGDEDFVSYVEKWMDAGVSLLGGCCRTTPATIRAIHKRLVTRRSLFSSS encoded by the exons ATGAATAGTAGTACCTGCATACAAAAAGGGAGATTTACATATTTGGTTGTTTTGTCCAACTTTGCGTCCGGGATGTTAACCAGAAGCTCGAAGTCGGAGGCTTTTAACTCGATGAAAGAGTTCCTGAAGCAGACAGGAGGCTATGCGATTATAGACGGCGGGCTAGCAACGGAGTTCGAGAAACATGGAGCGGATCTCAACGATCCTCTCTGGAGCTCCAAATGCTTACTCACTTCTCCTCACATCATCCACACT GTGTGTCTCGATTACCTTGAAGCTGGTGCTGATATTATCGCCAGTGCTTCTTATCAG GCCACGATTCAGGGGTTTGAAACAAAAGGCTTTTCAAGAGAGAAGAGCGAATATTTGCTTAGAAAGAGCGTTGAAATAGCATGTGAAGCTCGGAGCACGTACTATGACAAATGCAAAGCTACCTCCTCCTCCAGCGACATTGTGGATGATAAGATTCTTAAAACGCGGCCTATACTAGTTGCAGCATCAGTTGGTAGCTATGGTGCTTACTTGGCTGATGGCTCAGAATACAG TGGAATCTATGGTGATTTGATCACGCTGGAAACACTCAAAGATTTCCACCGGAGAAAATTGCAAGTTCTGGGAGAGTCTGGTGCTGATATAATAGCATTTGAGACCATTCCAAGCAAGCTAGAGGCTCAG GCATTTGCTGAGCTGTTAGATGAAGGGGACGTGAAGATTTCGGGGTGGTTTTCGTTTAACTCCAATGATGGGGTGAACGTGGTTAGCGGAGATTCCATCAAGGAGTGTGTCGCCATAGCTGAAGCCTGTGAGACAGTAGTGGCGGTTGGGATCAACTGTACCTCTCCAAGATTCATAGAGGGCCTAGTCTTGGAGATAGCAAAG GTGACGAGCAAGCCTATACTAGCGTATCCAAACAGCGGAGAACGCTATGATGCTGACCGGAAGGAGTGGGTT GAAAACGCAGGAGTTGGGGATGAAGACTTTGTGTCGTACGTAGAGAAATGGATGGATGCAGGAGTGTCATTGCTGGGAGGCTGCTGCCGCACAACACCAGCCACCATCAGAGCCATTCACAAGCGACTTGTCACCCGCAGATCTCTCTTCTCTTCTTCTTAG
- the LOC106310817 gene encoding heat stress transcription factor A-7b isoform X2: protein MEPSSSSRAWSMPVPMGGLQEPGPYPFLTKTFEMVDDPNTNHIVSWNRGGISFVVWDPRSFSATIFPLYFKHNNFSSFVRQLNTYGFRKIEAERWEFMNDGFLMGQRDLLKSIKRRTSSSAPPSLHHAQGDPCVELRQERHVLMMEISRLRQQEQRARGYIQTMEQRINGAEKKQRHMMSFLRRAVQNPALLQQLLEQQRKELEEASMDQVKPETVEHVSELEALALEMQGHGRQRTEEVERELDDGFWEELLIMNKDEDGVEANVNAC from the exons ATGGAGCCGTCGTCGAGTTCGAGAGCGTGGTCAATGCCAGTGCCAATGGGAGGATTGCAAGAACCAGGGCCATATCCGTTTCTGACAAAGACTTTCGAGATGGTGGACGACCCAAACACAAACCACATTGTGTCGTGGAACAGGGGAGGCATTAGTTTTGTCGTGTGGGATCCACGTTCTTTCTCCGCGACCATTTTCCCTCTATACTTCAAGCACAACAACTTCTCCAGTTTCGTCAGACAACTCAACACTTAC GGATTCAGAAAGATTGAGGCAGAGAGATGGGAGTTCATGAATGATGGTTTCTTGATGGGACAGAGAGACCTTCTCAAAAGCATCAAGCGACGAACCTCCTCCTCTGCCCCTCCCTCGCTCCATCACGCGCAAGGCGACCCCTGCGTCGAGCTCCGGCAAGAGAGGCATGTCCTGATGATGGAGATCTCGAGACTCAGACAGCAGGAGCAGAGAGCGAGAGGCTATATCCAAACAATGGAGCAGAGGATCAATGGAGCAGAGAAGAAACAGAGACATATGATGTCTTTCCTGAGGCGTGCCGTGCAGAACCCCGCTCTTCTGCAGCAGCTGCTCGAGCAGCAGAGGAAAGAGCTAGAGGAGGCTTCGATGGATCAGGTCAAACCGGAGACGGTGGAACACGTTTCGGAGCTGGAGGCTCTGGCACTGGAGATGCAAGGACATGGACGGCAACGGACTGAGGAGGTGGAGAGGGAGCTCGACGACGGGTTTTGGGAAGAACTACTGATAATGAACAAGGATGAAGATGGAGTAGAGGCGAATGTGAACGCATGTTAA
- the LOC106307252 gene encoding serine/threonine-protein kinase HT1-like encodes MASGGGEAARSVEIGSDPKLGGVGSRSAGGGQYFRADTLDFSKWDLHMGHTSSSSSTTAKSSTSTKAPMHEWEIDLSKLDMKHVLAHGTYGTVYRGVYAGQQVAVKVLDWGEDGQSTAAETTALRSSFEQEVAVWQKLDHPNVTKFIGASMGTSDLKIPPANDSGGRGGSGAHPARACCVVVEYVAGGTLKKFLIKKYRSKLPIKDVIQLALDLARGLSYLHSKAIVHRDVKTENMLLETNKTLKIADFGVARVEAQNPQDMTGETGTLGYMAPEVLEGKPYNRKCDVYSFGVCLWEIYCCDMPYADCSFAEISHAVVHKNLRPEIPKCCPQSVANIMKRCWDPNPDKRPEMEEVVKLLEAVNTSKGGGMIPPDKFQGFLCFCRPRGP; translated from the exons ATGGCGTCAGGCGGCGGAGAGGCGGCAAGATCGGTGGAAATAGGATCGGATCCCAAACTAGGGGGAGTCGGGAGCAGGAGCGCTGGAGGAGGTCAATACTTCAGGGCGGATACTCTTGATTTCAGTAAATGGGATTTGCACATGGGCCATACCTCCTCCTCCTCCTCTACTACCGCCAAGTCCTCCACATCCACAAAAGCTCCGATGCACGAATGGGAGATCGACCTCTCCAAACTCGACATGAAGCACGTTCTCGCCCACGGCACGTATGGCACTGTCTACCGCGGTGTCTACGCTGGCCAACAAGTCGCTG TGAAGGTGTTGGATTGGGGAGAAGATGGTCAATCAACAGCTGCTGAAACTACAGCTCTGCGCTCTTCTTTCGAGCAAGAGGTCGCCGTCTGGCAGAAGCTCGATCACCCCAACGTTACCAAG TTTATAGGAGCATCCATGGGGACCTCTGATCTGAAGATCCCTCCCGCTAATGATTCTGGGGGACGTGGTGGCAGCGGAGCACATCCTGCCAGGGCCTGTTGTGTTGTGGTTGAATATGTTGCTGGAGGCACACTCAAGAAGTTCCTCATCAAGAAATATAGGAGCAAACTCCCCATCAAGGATGTCATTCAGCTCGCTTTGGATCTCGCTAGAGG GCTGAGTTACCTCCACTCCAAGGCGATTGTGCATCGGGACGTGAAGACAGAGAACATGTTGCTAGAAACTAACAAGACGCTCAAGATTGCTGATTTCGGAGTTGCTAGAGTCGAGGCTCAGAACCCTCAAGACATGACGGGTGAAACTGGAACTCTCGGCTACATGGCTCCAGAG GTTCTTGAAGGAAAGCCTTACAACAGGAAATGCGATGTGTATAGCTTTGGTGTATGTCTCTGGGAAATATACTGCTGCGACATGCCCTACGCTGACTGTAGTTTTGCTGAGATCTCTCATGCCGTTGTTCATAAG AATCTGAGACCAGAGATTCCGAAATGCTGCCCACAGTCAGTGGCAAACATAATGAAGAGATGCTGGGACCCGAATCCAGACAAGCGTCCGGAGATGGAGGAGGTTGTGAAGCTACTTGAAGCGGTAAACACAAGCAAAGGCGGTGGAATGATACCACCAGACAAGTTTCAGGGGTTCCTCTGTTTCTGCAGACCTCGTGGCCCCTGA
- the LOC106310817 gene encoding heat stress transcription factor A-7b isoform X1 has protein sequence MEPSSSSRAWSMPVPMGGLQEPGPYPFLTKTFEMVDDPNTNHIVSWNRGGISFVVWDPRSFSATIFPLYFKHNNFSSFVRQLNTYFWRTSTKRSASSYCEMGFRKIEAERWEFMNDGFLMGQRDLLKSIKRRTSSSAPPSLHHAQGDPCVELRQERHVLMMEISRLRQQEQRARGYIQTMEQRINGAEKKQRHMMSFLRRAVQNPALLQQLLEQQRKELEEASMDQVKPETVEHVSELEALALEMQGHGRQRTEEVERELDDGFWEELLIMNKDEDGVEANVNAC, from the exons ATGGAGCCGTCGTCGAGTTCGAGAGCGTGGTCAATGCCAGTGCCAATGGGAGGATTGCAAGAACCAGGGCCATATCCGTTTCTGACAAAGACTTTCGAGATGGTGGACGACCCAAACACAAACCACATTGTGTCGTGGAACAGGGGAGGCATTAGTTTTGTCGTGTGGGATCCACGTTCTTTCTCCGCGACCATTTTCCCTCTATACTTCAAGCACAACAACTTCTCCAGTTTCGTCAGACAACTCAACACTTAC TTTTGGAGGACCTCGACGAAGCGTTCGGCCTCCAGTTACTGCGAAATG GGATTCAGAAAGATTGAGGCAGAGAGATGGGAGTTCATGAATGATGGTTTCTTGATGGGACAGAGAGACCTTCTCAAAAGCATCAAGCGACGAACCTCCTCCTCTGCCCCTCCCTCGCTCCATCACGCGCAAGGCGACCCCTGCGTCGAGCTCCGGCAAGAGAGGCATGTCCTGATGATGGAGATCTCGAGACTCAGACAGCAGGAGCAGAGAGCGAGAGGCTATATCCAAACAATGGAGCAGAGGATCAATGGAGCAGAGAAGAAACAGAGACATATGATGTCTTTCCTGAGGCGTGCCGTGCAGAACCCCGCTCTTCTGCAGCAGCTGCTCGAGCAGCAGAGGAAAGAGCTAGAGGAGGCTTCGATGGATCAGGTCAAACCGGAGACGGTGGAACACGTTTCGGAGCTGGAGGCTCTGGCACTGGAGATGCAAGGACATGGACGGCAACGGACTGAGGAGGTGGAGAGGGAGCTCGACGACGGGTTTTGGGAAGAACTACTGATAATGAACAAGGATGAAGATGGAGTAGAGGCGAATGTGAACGCATGTTAA